DNA sequence from the Helicoverpa armigera isolate CAAS_96S chromosome 30, ASM3070526v1, whole genome shotgun sequence genome:
tctttcacgcaaaaactactgaatggattttaatgaaactttacaataatatagcttatacatcatagaataacacataggctacaatttgtaaacatattgttcgaaatactaaacctgcgcagacgaagtcgcgggcaacagctagttaaatataaaaagtcaaTATAATCCAAGATCTCATCAATTTCATTCTAGTTTAAATACAAATTGTACTTAAACTCCTGTCCCAATATTACGAGAAATGTTTAGCACTGTTGAAGATTGCTATGTTTTTTCATTCCTCATTCTTCATTTTTTTCTCCCATCAAAAACACTTTAACATCGATTCCCAGTTACTTTAACATCACCTATTTAATACTCACTTATCACTACTCAATATCTCCTTCACAGCTACATCCAGTTCATCAGCTAGATCAGCATTGAAGTCAGCTTGCAGTCCATACCCCGCTCTCACTGCGCGCTCAGCATTCGCCGGCTGGTCTCCCATGACTGGTACCGCGACGATGGGTATACCAGCTATAATGGCTTCCACTGTGCTGGACTGACCTCCGTGGGTGATGAATAGGATTGTGTTTTTGTGAgctgaaaatgaaaaagtattgtgagaccttttatttgaaaatactgACTCTATTCTGAAGTTACTCTGTCTATTTGTCTACcttttcacgccaaaactgtTGAAAAGACTGAAAGCTTTATAACACAGGAAAAGAGCCTAAAAAAGGACACATGCTATTTTTAGTTGGATACGGGGAGTAGTTTTTTCGCGTGGAACTGTGGGGTACAACAATTATAAGTTTAGATAAAAAGAACCTCGACTACGATGTATGTCCATTTCGAAATTTATAAGCTGACATTCTACCAGTGCTTTCACCCATATACCGTGGGCACTATTGCACGCACTCGGATTAAAAGATgtttatagccttcctcaagtAATAGGcttacactgaaatatttttttaaataagaccaGTAAAGCCTGACCTTAGCGTGTTCAAACAGTCTCTTCAACTTTATACCATTACAAATTACTTACCTAAAATACTGGGTTGTGGCAACCAAGGTCTAACATGTACATTAGGAGGCAGGTTGTCCAGAGGCTCCTCATACTTCCACAGCACGGTGTAAGGCAGCTTCCCGAACATCTTCACGAGTGCGTCGCGTTTCTTCGCGTCTATCCCTGATGAGCGGAGCACGGAACCGAGGCTGAAGTAGATGACTCCTTGTGGAGAACCGTCGAGGAGATCTTGTAAGTCCTGGTGGGGATAGATAAGGTCAAATGTTAGTTTTGCCGACTTTGATTTGTGACAGTAGATATCTGTTTCTGTGTAATTTGTACCAAAACAAGTCAAACAAATAGGAAATGGTGaaatagaattattttacacgaaggcatttctttgaaaatatggtCGAGGGTGAAGCTTACTTAGAAGTTTTGCGATGACAAAAGGCATtataatgtattaatttatgttaGGCATTCTACTACCGTTAGATCTAAACATTGAAATGGAAGCCAACTTATTTGTTAcatatcatatcgtttattgcattccataatgtacattaggtggagaatataaaatgattgtgacaatgatgggcacagcaaaatagaAGAGAGAACGGCGTTTAATGTAagatattacctatattatttacttagttaacaGCTTATTTAGTTAACATCTTTCCTTACTTTGGGCAACGGAGGAGCATCCTCATCAAGATGAAAGCCACCAATGTTAATGACATTAGGAGGCTTGCTGATGCTCGGAGCTAAAGACTCGTGGGAGTTCACCAAGAGTATGGAGACGTTATGCTGTGCTTCGGAGAATGGGGGGAGAGGAACGCCGCGGGTCTCTGCTAGGGGTGCAAATATGTCTTCATATACCCCTACCTTGCGGGGTTCGTCGTACCTGAAAATGATGAAGGGTTTGAAGTTAAAGACAACTGCTATAGGCAAGAGTCGTAAGGGTcgatcaatcataaggttaagtaaCGTTTAGGGCAACCCGTCCGTGGATCGATGACAATTTTGTCTCAAGC
Encoded proteins:
- the LOC110382665 gene encoding UDP-glucosyltransferase 2; this encodes MKALKNVSMSYMANFTTSIAVAASENFQLRKALVEEQFDAVITTWYMNDFEAGYAAIQQVPWILFSSVNYHVILEDMVDEVRSIPTHPMMFNDCEAPMSTWRRWFNGILYIGLNLFTWYDEPRKVGVYEDIFAPLAETRGVPLPPFSEAQHNVSILLVNSHESLAPSISKPPNVINIGGFHLDEDAPPLPKDLQDLLDGSPQGVIYFSLGSVLRSSGIDAKKRDALVKMFGKLPYTVLWKYEEPLDNLPPNVHVRPWLPQPSILAHKNTILFITHGGQSSTVEAIIAGIPIVAVPVMGDQPANAERAVRAGYGLQADFNADLADELDVAVKEILSSDKYRNKAKFLSKLFRSRPVPPAKLIPFYVELAIETKGAFHLRSLSLKYSWYERWMLDFVLAVLGVLAALTWLVKLAVTACVRRFSGKKQSANKKKN